From a single Salvelinus sp. IW2-2015 linkage group LG22, ASM291031v2, whole genome shotgun sequence genomic region:
- the glod4 gene encoding glyoxalase domain-containing protein 4: MPLRRALHFVFKVGDRRKTATFYRDVLGMKILRHEEFEEGCKATCNGPYDGKWSKTMVGFGPEDDYFAAELTYNYGVGEYRLGNDFLGLTLQSSQAVSNAKRLGWPLTEVGKALYLAEAPGGYRFYLVDKEQPPNDPVQKVCLAVSDLQKSTHYWSSLLGMKVIERHEEKTVLMGFADTQCKLELHNIGGTVDHGTAFGRIAFSCPREQLADLEALMIKENQRILTPLVSLDTPGKATVEVVILADPDAHEICFVGDEAFRQLSQMDPSGNALLDKAMAEDKSDDWFAKHNKQKASA; encoded by the exons ATGCCTTTGAGAAGAGCCTTGCATTTTGTTTTCAAAGTGGGTGACAGAAGAAAAACGGCCACCTTTTACCGAGATGTGCTCGGCATGAAG ATTTTGCGTCACGAAGAGTTTGAAGAAGGATGCAAGGCCACTTGTAATGG CCCTTATGATGGAAAATGGAGCAAGACAATGGTCGGCTTTGGTCCAGAAGATGAttactttgcggctgagctgacATACAATTATGGAGTGGGAGAATATCGCCTTGGCAATGACTTCCTG GGTCTGACTCTGCAGTCTAGCCAGGCTGTCAGTAATGCTAAGCGGCTTGGTTGGCCCCTCACTGAGGTTGGAAAGGCCCTCTATCTGGCTGAGGCTCCAGGAGGTTATCGCTTCTACCTGGTGGACAAAGAACAGCCTCCTAATG ATCCTGTACAGAAGGTGTGTCTGGCAGTGTCTGACCTGCAGAAATCAACACACTACTGGTCCTCCCTTTTGGGGATGAAGGTGATAGAGAGACATGAGGAGAAGACTGTGCTGATGGGATTCGCAGACACTCAG TGTAAACTAGAGCTTCACAACATTGGTGGGACAGTAGATCATGGGACAGCCTTCGGACGGATAGCGTTCTCTTGTCCACGTGAGCAG ttGGCAGATCTTGAAGCCCTGATGATAAAAGAAAACCAGAGAATCCTTACTCCCTTGGTTAGCCTGGACACCCCTGGGAAGGCAACAGTAGAAGTGGTCATTTTGGCTGATCCA GATGCCCATGAGATCTGCTTTGTGGGAGATGAGGCATTCAGACAACTCTCCCAGATGGACCCCAGTGGAAATGCATTGCTGGATAAG GCTATGGCTGAAGATAAAAGCGATGACTGGTTTGCCAAGCACAACAAGCAGAAGGCTTCAGCATAA